A window of Leclercia adecarboxylata contains these coding sequences:
- a CDS encoding putative urea ABC transporter substrate-binding protein, with protein sequence MKKTPLLRTLVLSLAMLVSLPTFAAVKKEFNVCWTIYAGWMPWGTISTSKIIDKWADKYGIKINVVQLNDYIESINQYTAGQFDGCTMTNMDALTIPAAGGVDTTALILGSYSEGNDGVVMKGEGKTLSDLKGMKIYLPELSVSHYLLVRGLEKAGLAEKDVTVVNTSDADIVSAFGTDGVQAAVAWNPQLSVIKATPKTTEVFSSSQVPGELIDMMVVNSETLKDNPALGKALTGAWYEMMGLMKAQDASALNAMAAASGTDLAGYQAQLKTTHLFYTPQDNLAFVTSPELAKTMQRVAAFSFDKGLLGEGAQSADFIGMSFPGNLTQGDAGNVKLRFDDSFVKMAAAGQL encoded by the coding sequence GTCTCCCCACCTTTGCCGCCGTCAAAAAAGAGTTCAACGTCTGCTGGACCATCTACGCCGGGTGGATGCCCTGGGGCACTATCAGCACCAGTAAAATCATCGATAAATGGGCCGACAAATACGGCATCAAAATCAACGTCGTACAGCTCAACGACTACATCGAATCCATCAACCAGTACACCGCCGGCCAGTTTGACGGCTGCACCATGACCAACATGGATGCACTCACCATTCCCGCGGCGGGCGGGGTGGACACCACGGCGCTGATCCTCGGCAGCTACTCGGAAGGCAACGACGGGGTGGTGATGAAAGGCGAGGGCAAAACCCTCTCCGACCTGAAAGGGATGAAAATCTACCTGCCGGAGCTGTCGGTATCCCACTATCTGCTGGTGCGCGGGCTGGAGAAGGCCGGGCTGGCGGAGAAAGACGTCACCGTGGTCAACACCTCCGACGCGGACATCGTCTCCGCCTTCGGCACCGACGGCGTGCAGGCCGCCGTGGCCTGGAACCCGCAGCTGTCGGTGATTAAAGCCACGCCGAAAACCACCGAAGTGTTCAGCTCCTCGCAGGTGCCGGGGGAGTTGATCGACATGATGGTGGTCAACAGCGAAACCCTGAAGGATAACCCGGCGCTGGGCAAAGCGCTCACCGGGGCATGGTACGAGATGATGGGCCTGATGAAAGCCCAGGACGCCAGCGCCCTGAATGCGATGGCGGCGGCGTCGGGCACCGATCTGGCGGGCTACCAGGCCCAGCTGAAAACCACCCATCTGTTCTACACCCCGCAGGACAACCTGGCCTTTGTGACCTCGCCGGAGCTGGCAAAAACCATGCAGCGCGTGGCGGCATTCTCCTTTGATAAGGGGCTGCTGGGCGAGGGGGCGCAGAGCGCCGATTTTATCGGCATGAGCTTCCCCGGCAACCTGACCCAGGGGGATGCTGGCAACGTGAAGCTGCGCTTTGACGACAGCTTCGTGAAAATGGCCGCCGCGGGCCAGCTGTGA
- a CDS encoding ABC transporter permease codes for MRQINRHPTSGMRLMLVMLPFVLLLAAYFFGSAVRLDANPHDKLLPGLQQMLDAVSRMAFTPDKRSGEYLFWVDTLVSLARLLVGLAIASLIGLCIGITAGVFPMWRASLSPLMTVLSMIPPLAILPVLFIVFGLDELSKIMLIVIGITPMLARDLEHRACEIPPEILIKAQTLGANSWTLVLRVVLPQLLSRLLTSLRLLLGSAWLFLISAEAISSTAGLGYRIFLVRRYMAMDVIIPYVLWITLLAWLMDLALRRLHKRCFPWAEGGKA; via the coding sequence ATGCGACAGATTAATCGCCATCCCACCTCAGGCATGCGGCTGATGCTGGTGATGCTGCCGTTTGTCCTCCTGCTGGCCGCTTACTTCTTCGGCTCAGCGGTGCGGCTGGATGCCAATCCGCATGACAAGCTGCTGCCCGGCCTGCAGCAGATGCTGGATGCCGTCTCCCGGATGGCATTCACTCCGGACAAGCGCAGCGGCGAGTATCTGTTCTGGGTTGACACCCTGGTGAGCCTCGCCCGGCTGCTGGTGGGGCTGGCGATCGCCTCCCTTATCGGTCTGTGCATCGGCATCACCGCCGGGGTGTTTCCGATGTGGCGTGCGTCCCTTTCGCCGCTGATGACGGTGCTGTCGATGATCCCGCCCCTGGCGATCCTGCCGGTGCTGTTTATCGTCTTCGGTCTGGACGAGCTGTCGAAAATCATGCTGATTGTTATCGGCATCACGCCGATGCTGGCCCGGGATCTGGAGCACCGCGCCTGCGAAATCCCGCCGGAAATCCTGATTAAGGCCCAGACGCTGGGGGCCAACAGCTGGACGCTGGTGCTGCGGGTGGTGCTTCCGCAGCTGCTGTCGCGCCTGCTCACCTCCCTGCGCCTGCTGCTGGGGTCGGCGTGGTTATTCCTTATCTCGGCTGAGGCCATCTCGTCCACCGCCGGGCTCGGATACCGCATATTCCTTGTGCGCCGCTATATGGCGATGGACGTCATCATCCCGTATGTCCTGTGGATCACCCTGCTGGCCTGGCTGATGGATCTGGCCCTGCGCCGGCTGCACAAGCGCTGTTTCCCGTGGGCGGAAGGAGGCAAAGCATGA
- a CDS encoding ABC transporter ATP-binding protein, with amino-acid sequence MSFITIDNIWQEYGDHVVLERLNLQIKEGEFCSMVGASGCGKSTFLRLLLGQERPSRGVITLDGKPLVAEPDSRRGVVFQRYSVFPHLSVLDNVAIGLELPQSPLLGRLFGAKKRAARAQAAEMLEKVGLGHALDKYPAQLSGGMQQRLAIAQAFIMQPRVLLLDEPFGALDPGIRKDMHGLLLKLWGETRMTVFMVTHDLSEGFNLGTRLLVFDKVRLDPQAPNAYGARITYDIPLNETRLSTLSGTVSNNVYALRG; translated from the coding sequence ATGAGTTTTATCACTATCGACAATATCTGGCAGGAGTACGGCGACCACGTGGTGCTGGAGCGCCTGAACCTGCAGATCAAAGAGGGCGAGTTCTGCTCGATGGTCGGCGCGTCCGGCTGCGGGAAATCGACCTTTCTGCGCCTGCTGCTTGGTCAGGAGCGGCCCAGCCGGGGCGTCATCACCCTCGACGGCAAGCCGCTGGTCGCCGAGCCGGACAGCCGCCGGGGCGTAGTGTTCCAGCGCTACTCCGTCTTTCCGCATCTCAGCGTGCTGGATAACGTAGCCATCGGCCTCGAACTGCCGCAATCCCCGCTGCTCGGAAGACTCTTTGGCGCGAAAAAACGCGCTGCCCGGGCGCAGGCGGCAGAGATGCTGGAGAAGGTCGGCCTCGGTCATGCCCTGGATAAATACCCGGCCCAGCTCTCGGGCGGCATGCAGCAGCGCCTGGCCATTGCCCAGGCCTTCATCATGCAGCCGCGGGTGTTGCTGCTTGACGAGCCCTTTGGCGCGCTCGACCCGGGCATCCGCAAGGATATGCATGGGCTGCTGCTGAAGCTGTGGGGCGAAACCCGCATGACGGTCTTTATGGTCACCCACGATCTCTCCGAAGGCTTTAACCTCGGCACCCGCCTGCTGGTGTTCGACAAGGTGCGCCTCGATCCCCAGGCCCCGAACGCCTACGGGGCGCGCATTACCTACGACATTCCGCTCAACGAGACGCGACTCTCCACCCTGAGCGGGACGGTTTCCAATAACGTTTATGCATTGAGAGGGTAA
- a CDS encoding urea amidolyase associated protein UAAP1, translating into MNTTLRDEILPGGGHLSFVLKRGQILRITDIEGGANVSLMLLNAHEKSERLNLPDTLKGQHTARLTAGHCFYSDMGRVLAGITTDTCGWHDPFGGVLNAAETTEKYGQGRYQELRNGFFRNGTDNLLVEMGKWDLNLEDLLMVVNLFSKVTVDQQGQFSFHSGYSQPGSYVDLFAPMDTLVVMTALQHPMDPSREYAPRPVQLCWRQAEDEQAAINALLTRPENERAITNTQLFAL; encoded by the coding sequence GTGAACACGACTCTACGCGACGAGATCCTGCCGGGCGGCGGCCATCTCTCTTTTGTGCTCAAGCGCGGGCAGATCCTGCGTATCACCGACATCGAAGGCGGGGCCAACGTCAGCCTGATGCTGCTCAACGCCCATGAGAAAAGCGAGCGCCTGAACCTGCCGGATACCCTGAAGGGCCAGCACACCGCGCGCCTCACCGCCGGGCACTGCTTCTACTCCGATATGGGCCGCGTGCTGGCGGGCATCACCACCGATACCTGCGGCTGGCACGACCCCTTCGGCGGCGTGCTCAACGCCGCCGAAACCACGGAAAAATACGGTCAGGGGCGCTATCAGGAGCTGCGCAACGGCTTCTTCCGCAACGGCACCGATAACCTGCTGGTGGAGATGGGCAAGTGGGATCTTAACCTTGAAGATCTGCTGATGGTGGTGAACCTCTTCAGCAAAGTGACGGTGGATCAGCAGGGCCAGTTCAGCTTCCACAGCGGCTACTCGCAGCCGGGCAGCTATGTGGATCTGTTCGCCCCGATGGACACCCTGGTGGTGATGACCGCGCTGCAACACCCGATGGATCCCTCCCGGGAGTATGCCCCGCGCCCGGTACAGCTCTGCTGGCGACAGGCAGAGGACGAACAGGCGGCGATTAACGCCCTGTTGACGCGTCCTGAAAACGAACGCGCCATCACCAACACCCAACTTTTCGCCCTGTAA
- a CDS encoding urea amidolyase associated protein UAAP2, whose translation MTVASEKHTQDASFRHVIPAGEPYLFEVKKGQTLRLLDLEGNQAVDTLFYNADNPRERYDAQRTLRRQNNAYLTRGSVLWSNLGNPLLTIVADTCGRHDTLGGACAQESNTVRYALDKGHMHSCRDNFLCACLHDGRLQKRDIAANINFFMNVPVTPEGGLTFADGISAPGKYVELRAECNVIVLISNCPQLNNPCNGWNPTPAEVLVWN comes from the coding sequence ATGACCGTAGCCAGCGAAAAACATACCCAGGACGCCAGCTTCCGCCATGTGATCCCGGCGGGGGAGCCTTACCTGTTTGAAGTCAAAAAAGGCCAGACCCTGCGCCTGCTGGATCTGGAAGGTAACCAGGCGGTAGACACCCTGTTTTATAACGCCGATAACCCGCGCGAGCGCTACGACGCCCAGCGCACCCTGCGTCGCCAGAACAACGCCTATCTCACCCGCGGCAGCGTGCTCTGGTCCAACCTGGGTAATCCGCTGCTGACTATTGTGGCGGATACCTGCGGACGGCACGACACCCTCGGCGGCGCCTGCGCCCAGGAGAGCAACACCGTGCGTTATGCCCTCGACAAAGGCCACATGCACAGCTGCCGGGATAACTTCCTCTGCGCCTGTCTGCACGATGGCCGTCTGCAAAAGCGGGATATCGCGGCCAACATCAACTTCTTTATGAACGTGCCGGTTACCCCGGAGGGGGGCCTGACCTTTGCCGACGGCATCTCGGCCCCGGGTAAATACGTCGAGCTGCGCGCGGAGTGCAACGTCATCGTGCTGATCTCCAACTGCCCGCAGCTGAATAACCCCTGCAACGGCTGGAACCCGACGCCCGCGGAGGTGCTGGTATGGAATTAA
- the uca gene encoding urea carboxylase, protein MLTKLLIANRGAIACRILRTLRAMNIGGVAVYSEADISSLHIREADDALSLGDGPAANTYLVSDKIIAAALASGAEAIHPGYGFLSENAAFAEACEAAGIAFVGPTPEQLRLFGLKHTARALAKTHGVPMLEGTGLLADVHDALQAAEQVGYPVMLKSTAGGGGIGMRVCYSAAELSDAYDAVVRLGKNNFSDAGVFIEKYIERARHLEVQLFGDGNGEVIALGVRDCSVQRRNQKVIEETPAPNLPDGMAEALCAAAIKLGKAVNYRSAGTVEFVYDSDAARFYFLEVNTRLQVEHGVTEQVWGVDLVRWMIELAAGTLPPLAILAESLTPEGHVIQARVYAEDPGRQFQPSPGLLTEVVFPADDRRTLRIDSWVESGCEVPPFFDPMLAKIIAWQPTREAAIDALHAALGDTRLYGVETNRSYLQQILTFTPFARGEPWTRCLEGLVYQAVTLEVLSPGTQTTIQDYPGRTGYWAVGVPPSGPMDSRALRLGNRLLGNDEGAAGLEITLSGPTLKFNCDAQLAVTGAEIALTLDGEPLENNRVYRVRSGMTLRMGDIRGEGVRSYLCLRGGVNVPDYLGSKSTFTLGQFGGHAGRALRTGDVLHLSPLTSLCPAQSLPPALRTTLAAVRTLRVIYGPHGAPEYFTPGYMNTFFATDWEVHFNSSRTGVRLIGPKPEWVRESGGEAGLHPSNIHDNPYAIGAVDFTGDMPVILGPDGPSLGGFVCPVTIIEADLHAVGQLKAGDKVRFVPVDIATARQLAQAQATQIASLHPMDVAWQPVEPASPVVLVQGQADKRLVARLSGDTHLLLEIGDPELDLVLRFRAHALMQALEARALDGVIDLTPGIRSLQIHYQPESLTLASLLDTLAGLWQAVCEQDALEVPSRIVWLPLSWDDPACQKAIDKYMTTVRRDAPWCPSNLEFIRRINDLANVDEVYRTVFDASYLVMGLGDVYLGAPVATPLDPRHRLVTTKYNPARTWTAENSVGIGGAYLCVYGMEGPGGYQFVGRTLQMWSRYHAVADFGGKPWLLRFFDQIRFYPVSADELLTIRRDFPLGRYPLRIEHTSLKLAEYQQFLADDAQEIDAFRAHQQAAFNAERERWIANGQAHFDSSDVLAEEGDDAPLQPGQEGIDSPVSGNLWQVSVEVGKAVREGDVLVVLESMKMEIPLLATQDGIVSQVRVQPGSPVRAGQCVVVLEKTA, encoded by the coding sequence ATGTTGACGAAACTCCTGATTGCTAACCGCGGGGCGATTGCCTGCCGCATTCTGCGCACCCTGCGCGCCATGAACATCGGCGGCGTGGCGGTCTATTCCGAGGCGGATATCAGCAGCCTGCATATCCGCGAGGCCGACGACGCCCTGAGCCTGGGCGATGGCCCGGCGGCGAATACCTATCTGGTGAGTGACAAAATTATCGCCGCAGCGCTTGCGAGCGGGGCAGAGGCTATTCACCCCGGCTACGGCTTTCTCTCGGAGAACGCCGCCTTTGCCGAAGCCTGCGAAGCCGCGGGCATTGCCTTTGTCGGCCCCACGCCGGAGCAGCTGCGCCTGTTTGGCCTGAAACACACCGCCCGGGCGCTGGCGAAAACGCACGGCGTGCCGATGCTGGAGGGCACCGGGCTGCTGGCGGATGTGCATGATGCCTTGCAGGCGGCAGAGCAGGTCGGCTATCCGGTGATGCTCAAAAGCACGGCGGGCGGGGGCGGGATCGGCATGCGCGTCTGTTACAGCGCGGCGGAACTCTCGGATGCCTACGACGCCGTAGTGCGGCTGGGTAAAAACAACTTCAGCGATGCGGGCGTCTTTATCGAGAAGTACATCGAGCGGGCGCGTCACCTTGAGGTGCAACTCTTTGGCGACGGCAACGGAGAGGTGATTGCCCTGGGCGTACGGGACTGTTCTGTACAGCGCCGCAACCAGAAGGTCATCGAAGAGACCCCCGCGCCCAACCTGCCGGACGGCATGGCGGAGGCGCTCTGCGCGGCCGCAATCAAGCTCGGCAAAGCGGTCAACTACCGCAGCGCGGGCACGGTGGAGTTTGTCTATGACAGCGACGCGGCCCGGTTCTATTTCCTCGAAGTGAATACCCGTTTACAGGTGGAGCACGGCGTCACCGAGCAGGTGTGGGGCGTGGATCTGGTGCGCTGGATGATTGAGCTGGCGGCAGGCACCCTGCCGCCGCTGGCGATTCTGGCTGAAAGCCTGACCCCTGAGGGCCACGTCATTCAGGCGCGGGTCTATGCCGAAGATCCGGGCCGCCAGTTCCAGCCTTCACCCGGCCTGCTGACCGAAGTGGTGTTCCCGGCAGACGATCGCCGCACGCTGCGCATCGACAGCTGGGTGGAGTCGGGCTGCGAGGTGCCGCCCTTTTTTGACCCGATGCTGGCGAAAATCATCGCCTGGCAACCGACGCGTGAAGCCGCCATTGACGCCCTGCACGCCGCGCTGGGTGATACCCGCCTGTATGGCGTGGAGACTAACCGCAGCTACCTGCAGCAGATTTTAACCTTCACGCCGTTTGCCCGCGGCGAGCCCTGGACCCGCTGTCTGGAAGGGCTCGTTTATCAGGCCGTGACCCTTGAGGTGCTCAGCCCCGGGACGCAAACCACGATTCAGGACTATCCGGGACGCACCGGCTACTGGGCGGTGGGCGTACCGCCATCAGGTCCGATGGACAGCCGCGCGCTGCGTCTTGGCAACCGGCTTCTCGGCAACGACGAGGGGGCCGCCGGGCTGGAGATCACCCTCAGCGGCCCGACGCTGAAGTTTAACTGCGATGCCCAGCTGGCGGTGACCGGGGCGGAAATTGCCCTGACCCTGGACGGCGAGCCGCTGGAGAACAACCGGGTCTACCGGGTGCGGAGCGGCATGACGCTGCGGATGGGCGATATTCGCGGCGAGGGCGTGCGCAGCTATCTCTGCCTGCGCGGGGGCGTCAACGTGCCGGATTATCTCGGCAGCAAAAGCACCTTTACGCTGGGGCAGTTTGGCGGCCACGCCGGTCGCGCGCTGCGTACCGGCGACGTGCTGCATCTTTCGCCATTGACATCGTTATGCCCGGCGCAGTCGCTGCCCCCGGCCCTGCGCACCACCCTGGCTGCCGTGCGCACTCTGAGGGTGATCTACGGCCCGCACGGCGCGCCGGAGTATTTCACGCCTGGCTACATGAACACCTTTTTTGCCACCGACTGGGAGGTGCATTTCAACTCCAGCCGCACCGGCGTGCGCCTGATCGGGCCTAAACCCGAGTGGGTGCGCGAGAGCGGCGGCGAGGCGGGGCTGCATCCGTCGAATATTCACGACAACCCCTACGCCATCGGCGCGGTGGATTTTACCGGCGACATGCCGGTGATCCTCGGCCCGGATGGCCCCAGCCTGGGCGGGTTCGTCTGCCCGGTGACCATCATTGAAGCCGACCTCCACGCGGTAGGGCAGCTGAAGGCGGGGGATAAGGTGCGCTTTGTGCCGGTGGATATCGCCACCGCCCGCCAGCTGGCCCAGGCGCAGGCCACGCAGATCGCCAGCCTGCACCCGATGGACGTGGCATGGCAGCCCGTGGAACCGGCCTCGCCGGTGGTGCTGGTGCAGGGACAGGCCGATAAGCGGCTGGTGGCCCGGCTCTCCGGCGACACCCATCTGCTGCTGGAGATTGGCGACCCGGAGCTGGATCTGGTCCTGCGTTTTCGCGCCCACGCCCTGATGCAGGCCCTTGAGGCGCGGGCGCTGGACGGCGTTATCGATCTGACCCCGGGGATCCGCTCCCTGCAGATCCACTATCAGCCGGAGTCGCTCACGCTGGCGAGCCTGCTGGATACCCTCGCCGGGCTGTGGCAGGCGGTCTGCGAGCAGGATGCCCTTGAGGTGCCGTCGCGCATCGTCTGGCTGCCGCTCTCCTGGGACGACCCGGCCTGCCAGAAGGCCATCGACAAATACATGACCACCGTGCGCCGGGACGCCCCCTGGTGTCCGAGCAACCTGGAGTTCATCCGCCGGATTAACGATCTGGCGAATGTGGATGAAGTCTACCGAACGGTGTTCGACGCCAGCTATCTGGTGATGGGGCTGGGAGATGTCTACCTCGGTGCGCCGGTGGCTACGCCGCTGGATCCGCGGCATCGTCTGGTCACCACCAAGTACAACCCGGCCCGCACCTGGACGGCAGAAAACTCGGTGGGCATCGGCGGAGCCTATCTCTGCGTCTACGGCATGGAGGGGCCGGGGGGGTATCAGTTTGTCGGCCGCACCCTGCAGATGTGGAGTCGCTATCACGCGGTGGCGGATTTTGGCGGCAAGCCCTGGCTGCTGCGCTTCTTCGACCAGATCCGCTTCTACCCGGTCTCGGCCGACGAGCTGCTCACCATTCGCCGCGATTTCCCGCTGGGGCGCTATCCGCTGCGCATCGAGCACACCAGCCTGAAGCTGGCGGAGTATCAGCAGTTCCTCGCCGACGACGCCCAGGAGATAGACGCCTTTCGCGCTCATCAGCAGGCGGCTTTTAACGCCGAGCGCGAGCGCTGGATCGCCAACGGCCAGGCGCATTTCGACAGCAGCGACGTGCTGGCGGAGGAGGGCGACGATGCGCCGCTCCAGCCGGGACAGGAGGGCATCGACAGCCCGGTCTCCGGCAACCTGTGGCAGGTGAGCGTTGAGGTCGGCAAAGCCGTGCGCGAGGGCGATGTGCTGGTGGTGCTGGAGTCGATGAAGATGGAGATCCCGCTGCTTGCCACGCAGGACGGTATTGTCAGCCAGGTGCGCGTCCAGCCGGGTTCTCCGGTCCGGGCGGGTCAGTGTGTGGTGGTTCTGGAGAAAACAGCATGA
- the atzF gene encoding allophanate hydrolase: MKHLYDLRLDVLAQAYGEGRLTPREVVSNLRERALALNPEFNAFICLLTPEELEPYLTALEGHSLQTLPLYGVPFAIKDNIDLAGVVTTAACPAFAYRAEQDATVVGQLIALGAIPLGKTNLDQFATGLNGTRSPYGACRNSVHADYPSGGSSAGSSLAVALGLVSFALGTDTAGSGRVPAALNNLVGLKATKGLISTAGVVPACRTLDCVTFFTTTAAEASQLLALTAVQDPRDDYSRANPAWNGAQAFGVPAAGFRFGVPDRLEFLGCTESEALYHAAKDRLIALGGVPVTIDFSPFLAAASLLYNGPWVAERYHVAGKLIEQQPDAVLPVIRDVLSNAPGTDAVAAFEAQYQLQHFKRQCDEIMADLDCVLTPTYPRPVTLAELAEEPVKRNSDLGIYTNFMNLLDYAAVAVPDGHMANGLPSGVTLFGRAFTDQYLLSLAGALERHQNLVLPGDRALHETVPDNTASHDRLSIVVCGAHLDGLALNHQLRQRGARLRETTRSAPHYCLYALADGKRPGMVRDRERGAAIAVEVWELPHAEVGSFLAGIPAPLGLGKVELEDGRWLTGFICEEYGLQGAKDITAFGGWRAWLTQAE, translated from the coding sequence ATGAAGCATCTTTATGATTTACGCCTCGATGTCCTGGCGCAGGCTTACGGTGAAGGCCGCCTTACGCCGCGGGAAGTGGTGAGTAACCTGCGCGAGCGGGCGCTGGCCCTGAACCCGGAGTTCAATGCCTTTATCTGTCTGCTCACCCCGGAAGAGCTGGAACCTTATCTGACGGCGCTTGAGGGCCACTCCTTGCAGACGCTGCCGCTTTATGGCGTGCCCTTTGCCATTAAAGATAATATCGATCTGGCGGGCGTCGTGACGACCGCCGCCTGCCCGGCGTTTGCTTATCGTGCAGAGCAGGACGCCACCGTCGTCGGGCAGCTGATCGCCCTGGGGGCAATCCCGCTGGGGAAAACCAATCTCGACCAGTTCGCCACCGGACTGAACGGCACCCGCTCCCCCTATGGCGCGTGTCGCAACAGCGTGCATGCGGACTATCCGTCGGGCGGCTCCAGCGCCGGGTCATCGCTGGCGGTGGCGCTGGGGCTGGTGAGTTTTGCGCTCGGCACCGACACCGCCGGGAGCGGACGCGTGCCCGCCGCGCTGAACAACCTCGTCGGGCTGAAAGCCACCAAAGGGTTGATCTCCACCGCTGGGGTGGTGCCTGCCTGCCGCACGCTGGACTGCGTGACCTTCTTTACCACCACCGCAGCGGAAGCCAGCCAGCTGCTGGCCCTGACGGCGGTTCAGGATCCGCGTGATGACTACAGCCGCGCTAACCCGGCGTGGAACGGGGCGCAGGCGTTTGGCGTACCCGCAGCAGGTTTTCGTTTCGGCGTGCCGGACCGGCTGGAATTTCTCGGCTGCACCGAGAGCGAGGCGCTGTATCACGCCGCCAAAGACCGCTTAATCGCCCTGGGGGGCGTGCCGGTGACCATCGATTTCTCGCCGTTTCTGGCGGCGGCGTCGCTGCTCTATAATGGCCCGTGGGTGGCGGAGCGTTATCATGTGGCGGGCAAACTCATTGAACAGCAGCCGGATGCGGTGCTGCCGGTTATTCGCGATGTGCTGAGCAACGCCCCGGGCACCGATGCGGTGGCGGCCTTTGAAGCCCAGTACCAGCTTCAGCATTTCAAACGCCAGTGCGATGAGATAATGGCGGATCTGGACTGCGTGCTCACGCCCACTTACCCGCGCCCGGTGACCCTGGCGGAGCTGGCGGAAGAGCCGGTTAAGCGCAACTCCGATCTGGGGATCTACACCAACTTTATGAACCTACTGGACTATGCCGCCGTGGCGGTGCCTGACGGGCATATGGCCAACGGTCTGCCCTCGGGCGTGACGTTGTTTGGCCGGGCGTTCACCGACCAGTATCTGCTGAGCCTTGCCGGTGCCCTGGAGCGTCACCAGAATCTGGTGCTGCCCGGGGATCGCGCCCTGCACGAAACTGTCCCTGACAACACGGCCAGCCACGATCGCCTGTCGATCGTGGTTTGCGGGGCGCATCTGGACGGGCTGGCGCTCAATCACCAGCTGCGCCAGCGTGGAGCAAGGTTACGCGAGACCACCCGTAGCGCGCCGCACTATTGCCTGTATGCCCTGGCCGACGGAAAACGGCCCGGCATGGTCCGCGACCGCGAACGGGGGGCGGCGATTGCCGTGGAAGTGTGGGAGCTGCCCCACGCCGAAGTGGGATCCTTTCTGGCAGGAATTCCTGCCCCGCTGGGGCTCGGGAAAGTGGAACTGGAGGACGGGCGCTGGTTGACCGGTTTCATCTGCGAGGAGTATGGCCTGCAGGGGGCGAAGGATATTACGGCGTTCGGTGGCTGGAGAGCCTGGCTTACTCAGGCTGAGTAA
- the dmsD gene encoding Tat proofreading chaperone DmsD has translation MRESFAFTARVLGALFYYAPDSPEAAPLVTGLTQTDWLHDWPLDNTLLGPVADELREPGDEPLRTAWQRLFVGPWALPAPPWGSVWLDRESVLFGDSTLALRQWMRDNGIAFEMAQNEPEDHFGALLLMAAWLSETGRDAERDQLLAWHLLPWSSRFLSVFIENANHPFYRALGKLTRLTLAEWQSGLLIPVAEKPLYR, from the coding sequence ATGAGAGAGTCGTTTGCTTTTACTGCCCGCGTGTTGGGCGCACTGTTTTACTACGCGCCGGACAGCCCTGAGGCTGCGCCGCTGGTTACGGGTTTGACGCAGACCGACTGGCTGCACGACTGGCCGCTGGATAACACCCTGCTGGGCCCCGTCGCCGACGAACTGCGCGAGCCGGGGGATGAGCCGTTACGCACCGCCTGGCAGCGTCTGTTTGTCGGCCCGTGGGCGCTGCCCGCGCCGCCGTGGGGGTCAGTGTGGCTGGATCGCGAGTCGGTGCTGTTCGGGGATTCCACCCTGGCGCTGCGCCAGTGGATGCGGGACAACGGCATTGCCTTCGAGATGGCGCAAAACGAGCCGGAAGATCACTTTGGTGCCCTGCTGCTGATGGCGGCCTGGCTGTCTGAAACCGGCCGTGACGCGGAGCGCGACCAGCTTCTGGCCTGGCATCTGCTGCCCTGGAGCAGCCGTTTTCTTTCCGTGTTCATTGAAAACGCAAACCACCCCTTCTACCGCGCGCTGGGCAAACTGACCCGGTTGACGCTGGCAGAGTGGCAATCCGGCCTGCTGATACCCGTGGCCGAAAAACCGCTCTACCGTTAA